From a single Capsicum annuum cultivar UCD-10X-F1 chromosome 12, UCD10Xv1.1, whole genome shotgun sequence genomic region:
- the LOC107851556 gene encoding mitochondrial thiamine diphosphate carrier 2 isoform X1, with amino-acid sequence MEETGQLKRAFIDATAGAISGGISRTVTSPLDVIKIRFQVQLEPTSQWSVPRRDVHGNSKYTGMLQATKNILREEGLKGFWRGNAPALLMVMPYTAIQFTVLRQLKTCAAGSSKSEDHMNLSPHISYISGALAGCAATVGSYPFDLLRTILASQGEPKVYRNMRSAFVDIFKTRGIPGLYAGLTPTLVTIVPYAGLQFGTYDTFKRWMKAWNHRRFSDSSQGNESISSFQLFICGLAAGTCAKAVCHPLDVVKKRFQIEGLQRHPRYGARLEPRAYRNMYDGLRRILLEEGWSGLYKGIVPSIVKAAPAGAVTFVAYEYTSDWLESILT; translated from the exons ATGGAGGAGACGGGGCAGCTTAAACGGGCATTCATAGATGCCACAGCGGGGGCAATATCTGGTGGTATATCGAGGACTGTAACATCGCCTCTTGATGTAATCAAGATCAGATTTCAG GTCCAACTGGAACCCACTAGTCAGTGGTCCGTGCCTCGTAGAGATGTGCATGGAAATTCTAAATACACAGGGATGCTGCAAGCTACTAAGAACATACTCAGGGAAGAAGGCTTAAag GGCTTCTGGCGGGGTAATGCTCCAGCTTTGCTGATGGTTATGCCATATACTGCCATACAATTCACAGTATTGCGCCAATTGAAAACTTGTGCTGCTGGCTCTTCAAAATCAG AAGATCACATGAACTTGAGCCCTCATATTTCTTATATCAGTGGAGCATTAGCAGGATGTGCAGCTACAGTTGGTTCATATCCGTTTGATCTCTTGAGAACCATTCTAGCCTCCCAAGGGGAGCCGAAG GTTTATCGAAACATGAGGTCTGCATTTGTTGACATATTCAAAACTCGGGGCATTCCAGGACTCTATGCTGGATTGACACCAACACTAGTCACGATTGTTCCTTATGCTGGCTTGCAGTTCGGAACTTATGATACATTCAAACGCTGGATGAAA GCCTGGAATCATCGTAGATTTTCTGATTCGAGCCAAGGTAATGAATCAATTTCAAGCTTCCAACTTTTCATCTGCGGTTTAGCTGCCGGAACATGTGCTAAAGCTGTCTGTCATCCTCTTGACGTGGTTAAAAAGAGGTTCCAG ATTGAAGGACTGCAGAGGCATCCAAGATACGGGGCTCGACTCGAGCCTCGTGCGTATAGAAACATGTACGATGGTCTCCGCCGGATCTTGCTCGAAGAAGGTTGGTCTGGACTTTATAAAGGGATCGTCCCGTCGATTGTTAAAGCAGCACCTGCTGGTGCTGTAACATTTGTTGCCTATGAGTATACATCAGACTGGTTGGAGTCCATTTTGACTTAA
- the LOC107851418 gene encoding photosystem II 5 kDa protein, chloroplastic: MASMTMTTSLASGGSVAALARAPAATRPRVVMVKASSNTSEGENIVMSNKKEINNVGGRRELFFGMAAAAACSVAGAALADEPEPKRGSPEAKKKYFQVCVSNPTARICRDAT, translated from the coding sequence ATGGCTTCAATGACAATGACAACCTCATTGGCCTCCGGCGGCTCGGTCGCGGCCCTGGCTAGAGCCCCAGCCGCGACACGCCCTAGGGTTGTCATGGTTAAGGCTAGCTCTAACACGTCTGAGGGTGAAAATATCGTTATGAGCAACAAAAAAGAGATCAACAACGTCGGTGGTCGTAGGGAGTTGTTCTTTGGCATGGCGGCCGCTGCTGCATGTTCAGTAGCAGGGGCCGCCCTGGCTGATGAACCTGAGCCGAAGCGCGGCTCACCGGAAGCCAAGAAGAAGTACTTTCAAGTTTGTGTCTCAAATCCAACAGCTAGAATTTGCCGTGATGCAACTTAA
- the LOC107848803 gene encoding uncharacterized protein LOC107848803: MAIYNTSDEQTQYLEDVIDEQAEYLEDVIESQGFYVMNNCGREIPCGIMKIDENSEVFGQAKKAAIFAVDKHNIEKLENSSILKFMKIININFEPTAGAIYYITFAALDYSSGNIFHYQAKVWEKINTGYKVEMFQLAPYVPKFSGNY; this comes from the exons ATGGCAATTTATAATACTTCTGATGAACAGACACAATATTTAGAAGATGTAATTGATGAACAGGCAGAATATTTAGAAGATGTAATTGAAAGTCAG GGTTTTTATGTGATGAACAATTGTGGACGGGAAATTCCATGTGGGATAATGAAAATTGATGAGAATTCTGAAGTTTTTGGTCAAGCAAAAAAAGCAGCTATTTTTGCAGTTGATAAACACAATATTGAGAAATTGGAAAATTCATCAATATTGAAATTTATGAagattattaatattaattttgaacctACTGCTGGTGCAATTTATTACATAACTTTTGCAGCTTTGGATTATTCTTCtggaaatatttttcattatcaaGCTAAAGTATGGGAAAAAATCAACACTGGTTACAAAGTTGAGATGTTTCAACTTGCTCCTTATGTGCCAAAATTCTCAggtaattattaa
- the LOC107851556 gene encoding mitochondrial thiamine diphosphate carrier 2 isoform X2, with protein MEETGQLKRAFIDATAGAISGGISRTVTSPLDVIKIRFQVQLEPTSQWSVPRRDVHGNSKYTGMLQATKNILREEGLKGFWRGNAPALLMVMPYTAIQFTVLRQLKTCAAGSSKSDHMNLSPHISYISGALAGCAATVGSYPFDLLRTILASQGEPKVYRNMRSAFVDIFKTRGIPGLYAGLTPTLVTIVPYAGLQFGTYDTFKRWMKAWNHRRFSDSSQGNESISSFQLFICGLAAGTCAKAVCHPLDVVKKRFQIEGLQRHPRYGARLEPRAYRNMYDGLRRILLEEGWSGLYKGIVPSIVKAAPAGAVTFVAYEYTSDWLESILT; from the exons ATGGAGGAGACGGGGCAGCTTAAACGGGCATTCATAGATGCCACAGCGGGGGCAATATCTGGTGGTATATCGAGGACTGTAACATCGCCTCTTGATGTAATCAAGATCAGATTTCAG GTCCAACTGGAACCCACTAGTCAGTGGTCCGTGCCTCGTAGAGATGTGCATGGAAATTCTAAATACACAGGGATGCTGCAAGCTACTAAGAACATACTCAGGGAAGAAGGCTTAAag GGCTTCTGGCGGGGTAATGCTCCAGCTTTGCTGATGGTTATGCCATATACTGCCATACAATTCACAGTATTGCGCCAATTGAAAACTTGTGCTGCTGGCTCTTCAAAATCAG ATCACATGAACTTGAGCCCTCATATTTCTTATATCAGTGGAGCATTAGCAGGATGTGCAGCTACAGTTGGTTCATATCCGTTTGATCTCTTGAGAACCATTCTAGCCTCCCAAGGGGAGCCGAAG GTTTATCGAAACATGAGGTCTGCATTTGTTGACATATTCAAAACTCGGGGCATTCCAGGACTCTATGCTGGATTGACACCAACACTAGTCACGATTGTTCCTTATGCTGGCTTGCAGTTCGGAACTTATGATACATTCAAACGCTGGATGAAA GCCTGGAATCATCGTAGATTTTCTGATTCGAGCCAAGGTAATGAATCAATTTCAAGCTTCCAACTTTTCATCTGCGGTTTAGCTGCCGGAACATGTGCTAAAGCTGTCTGTCATCCTCTTGACGTGGTTAAAAAGAGGTTCCAG ATTGAAGGACTGCAGAGGCATCCAAGATACGGGGCTCGACTCGAGCCTCGTGCGTATAGAAACATGTACGATGGTCTCCGCCGGATCTTGCTCGAAGAAGGTTGGTCTGGACTTTATAAAGGGATCGTCCCGTCGATTGTTAAAGCAGCACCTGCTGGTGCTGTAACATTTGTTGCCTATGAGTATACATCAGACTGGTTGGAGTCCATTTTGACTTAA